A DNA window from Ignavibacteriales bacterium contains the following coding sequences:
- a CDS encoding TolC family protein, with amino-acid sequence MNKLLLLALIPTFIFSQEKRSLTIDEAIQIGLDQSKQLHISQLRTVASDAKASEVNSNRLPSLKLQASYTRLSDVDPFAVQLPSMPQPVVISPVVLDQYTTRLALQQPLFTGFKLSKSSEAAEYSAQAAHFDFEKDRIETIFSIKTAYWNLYRTNKVEQVISENVLQMKAHLVDVKNMLDQGLVTKNEVLKVELQLSNSEIAQIDAVNNVKLSMMNLNNIIGIPLDTEVQLNSMIKLPDEEVQTIENLNQSAFGNRPDLKSAENRFRAADASVTAANSGWYPQINLFSNYYYSKPNLRYQPTKDEFKDTWDVGVSLSWDIWNWGMTKHQSDQAKAQLSQAKYAEDQLKDMVLLEVNQNYLTLAQSKKKIDVARQSVEQAEENYRITKSKFTNGTATNTELLDAEVALLQSKLNHTTSLVDNEIAYAKLLKALGKEN; translated from the coding sequence ATGAATAAATTATTATTACTCGCACTTATACCGACGTTTATATTTTCGCAAGAAAAACGATCGTTAACTATCGATGAAGCAATCCAGATCGGTTTAGATCAAAGCAAACAATTGCACATCTCTCAATTGAGAACTGTCGCATCTGATGCAAAGGCAAGCGAAGTTAATTCTAACCGGCTTCCATCACTAAAATTACAGGCAAGTTATACGCGTCTGAGCGATGTTGACCCGTTTGCAGTTCAACTCCCATCGATGCCGCAACCGGTGGTGATCTCGCCGGTGGTTCTTGACCAATACACCACACGTTTGGCTCTTCAACAACCGTTGTTTACCGGATTCAAGCTTTCTAAATCGTCTGAAGCTGCTGAATACTCTGCGCAGGCAGCGCATTTTGATTTCGAGAAGGATAGAATAGAAACGATTTTCAGTATCAAAACGGCATACTGGAATTTATATAGAACAAATAAAGTAGAACAAGTTATTAGCGAGAATGTATTGCAGATGAAAGCGCATCTTGTTGATGTAAAAAATATGTTAGATCAAGGTTTAGTTACGAAGAACGAGGTTCTAAAAGTTGAGCTACAGCTATCAAACAGCGAGATCGCTCAAATAGATGCTGTGAACAATGTGAAACTGAGCATGATGAATTTGAACAACATAATTGGAATACCATTGGATACCGAGGTACAGCTAAATTCGATGATAAAATTGCCGGATGAAGAAGTTCAAACGATTGAGAATTTAAATCAGAGTGCATTTGGGAATCGTCCTGACCTAAAATCGGCAGAGAACCGTTTCCGGGCAGCAGATGCATCTGTAACTGCCGCAAACAGTGGATGGTATCCGCAAATAAATCTTTTCAGTAACTATTACTACTCCAAACCGAATCTTCGATACCAGCCGACAAAGGATGAGTTTAAAGATACATGGGATGTTGGAGTGAGTCTATCGTGGGATATCTGGAATTGGGGAATGACAAAACATCAATCAGATCAGGCAAAAGCTCAACTGTCTCAGGCGAAGTATGCTGAGGATCAATTGAAAGATATGGTTTTGCTTGAAGTAAATCAGAATTATCTCACACTCGCTCAATCAAAAAAGAAAATAGATGTAGCCCGGCAAAGTGTTGAGCAAGCGGAAGAAAATTATAGAATCACAAAAAGCAAATTCACTAATGGTACGGCAACAAACACCGAGTTGCTCGATGCCGAGGTAGCGTTACTGCAATCGAAGCTAAACCATACAACTTCGCTGGTGGACAATGAAATTGCATATGCAAAACTTTTAAAAGCTTTAGGTAAAGAAAATTAA
- a CDS encoding outer membrane beta-barrel protein: protein MKNTINISLITIAILAFALSPASAQIAEKDQLVIRVGTEGMVQVGDSSDDSEVGPSFNASIGYGLGYGATVYLETGFGWTNYGTDEDLRLAQFPILLGVNYNFAELLKTNDVRPYFGIAAGLYNNVLRRDGESVYVNNEEQSTSNFGMEAIAGINFKIPESNFGIDLRAKYNYVFSNTDGVGLESYDRSAVNFGLGISYAFSL, encoded by the coding sequence ATGAAAAACACAATCAACATATCACTAATAACGATTGCAATATTAGCATTTGCTTTATCGCCAGCATCTGCCCAAATAGCAGAGAAAGATCAACTCGTAATTAGAGTTGGTACTGAAGGAATGGTGCAAGTAGGAGACAGCAGCGATGATTCCGAAGTCGGACCATCATTCAATGCGAGCATCGGCTACGGTTTGGGTTATGGTGCCACAGTTTATTTAGAAACAGGTTTTGGCTGGACGAACTACGGCACCGACGAAGATTTACGCTTGGCTCAATTTCCTATACTGCTCGGCGTTAACTATAACTTTGCAGAGCTGTTAAAGACAAATGATGTACGACCGTACTTTGGTATTGCAGCGGGTTTATATAATAACGTACTACGACGTGATGGGGAAAGTGTCTATGTAAATAATGAAGAACAATCTACATCTAATTTCGGCATGGAAGCAATTGCAGGAATTAATTTCAAAATTCCGGAATCAAATTTCGGAATAGATTTACGTGCTAAGTATAACTATGTATTCTCGAATACAGATGGTGTAGGGTTAGAATCGTATGACAGAAGCGCTGTTAATTTCGGTCTCGGCATATCTTATGCCTTTAGTTTATAA
- a CDS encoding ABC transporter ATP-binding protein: MSQLAIDVNEITKMFGNFTAVDKVSFGVKQGEIFGFLGANGAGKSTTIRMLIGLLEPTSGQAKVGGYDVKTQTDLLKKNIGYMSQKFSLYEDMTVEENIHFYGGVYGLSKEKIKERKKWVLEMAGLQGRDKSLTKTLSGGWKQRLALGCAILHEPKILFLDEPTSGVDPVSRRNFWDLINELSSQGVTILVTTHYLDEAEYCNNIILINAGRLIAKGSPKELKTEHITYPILEVETDNVVTALELLRTQPWVVEISVFGTYLHVGVAELEKGKSLIKSILDAKGIQVKRIERIVPSLEDVFLHLLEQDMKKRAA; this comes from the coding sequence ATGTCACAATTAGCGATAGATGTAAATGAGATAACAAAAATGTTCGGTAACTTTACAGCGGTGGATAAGGTAAGCTTCGGTGTAAAGCAGGGCGAGATATTTGGTTTTCTCGGCGCTAACGGTGCTGGTAAATCAACCACCATAAGAATGCTTATCGGGTTATTGGAACCAACTTCAGGTCAAGCTAAAGTAGGCGGCTATGATGTAAAAACACAAACTGACCTTCTGAAAAAAAATATCGGTTATATGTCGCAGAAGTTTTCACTGTATGAAGACATGACAGTAGAAGAAAATATCCATTTTTACGGTGGTGTGTATGGCTTATCGAAGGAAAAGATAAAAGAACGTAAGAAATGGGTTCTTGAGATGGCTGGATTGCAAGGACGTGATAAAAGCTTAACGAAAACACTTTCGGGCGGATGGAAACAACGACTGGCGTTAGGATGTGCAATACTTCATGAACCAAAAATATTATTTCTCGACGAACCAACCAGCGGTGTTGATCCTGTATCTCGCAGAAATTTCTGGGACTTGATAAATGAGCTTTCCAGTCAGGGTGTTACAATCCTTGTAACAACTCATTATCTCGATGAAGCAGAGTATTGCAATAACATTATACTGATCAATGCCGGTCGTTTGATTGCCAAGGGAAGTCCGAAGGAATTAAAAACAGAACATATCACTTATCCCATCCTCGAAGTTGAAACCGACAATGTTGTAACAGCCCTTGAGCTTTTACGAACACAACCGTGGGTAGTAGAGATATCGGTATTCGGCACATATCTCCACGTCGGTGTTGCAGAACTTGAGAAGGGAAAGAGTTTAATTAAATCTATTCTCGATGCGAAAGGTATTCAAGTTAAACGCATCGAGCGAATCGTTCCATCATTGGAAGATGTCTTTTTACATCTTCTCGAACAGGATATGAAAAAGAGGGCAGCATGA
- a CDS encoding ABC transporter permease, with protein MNIKRIKPIIVKEFRQIRRDKRSLGVLLVFPAFLVLLIGYALNFDVKHISVAVFDQDKTQSSREFIRSFSNSEYFDFNYSVQSYEEIDNLLDEGKVLVVFVIPTNFSKELLAGRDAKLQILVDGSNSNTATTAIGYSNAIVQAYSMRIALETLARNGKELYVPIDLHPKVWYNPELISAKFLVPGLIGFILMLSAVVSTSLSVVREKERGTMDQMMVSPLKTGEIILGKTISYLIIALIASVLVLLIGYFFFDISIRGSILWLYIGIFIFLLAALGQGLLISAISHTQQVAFIISVFSTLLPALILSGFVFPIRSMPIALQIISNVTPPKFFLIVIRDVILKGVEPAVFWEQLVYMAIFAAVTLGLSTRLLLKRAN; from the coding sequence ATGAACATTAAAAGAATTAAACCAATTATCGTAAAAGAATTTCGACAGATACGCCGCGACAAACGTTCGCTTGGTGTTCTGCTTGTGTTTCCAGCATTCTTAGTTCTCCTTATCGGTTACGCTCTAAATTTCGATGTAAAGCATATCTCTGTGGCAGTATTTGATCAGGATAAAACGCAATCGAGTAGAGAATTTATCCGTAGCTTCTCAAACTCCGAATATTTCGATTTCAACTATTCTGTCCAGAGCTACGAGGAGATTGATAATTTGCTCGACGAAGGAAAAGTGCTTGTTGTTTTTGTGATACCGACAAATTTCTCCAAAGAATTGCTCGCGGGGCGAGATGCAAAATTGCAGATTCTTGTTGATGGATCGAATTCAAACACAGCTACGACTGCAATCGGTTACAGTAATGCGATTGTTCAAGCATACTCCATGCGGATAGCCCTTGAAACATTAGCCCGAAACGGAAAAGAATTGTACGTACCTATAGATTTACATCCAAAGGTTTGGTACAATCCTGAACTTATCAGTGCAAAATTTTTAGTCCCCGGTCTCATCGGATTTATTCTCATGCTAAGCGCCGTTGTCTCCACTTCACTTTCAGTTGTACGGGAGAAAGAACGTGGAACGATGGATCAGATGATGGTGTCGCCATTAAAAACAGGTGAGATCATTTTGGGGAAGACGATCTCATATCTTATTATTGCGCTTATCGCCTCCGTTCTTGTTCTCCTTATAGGATATTTCTTCTTCGATATTTCTATCAGGGGTAGTATTCTTTGGCTGTATATTGGTATTTTCATCTTTCTGCTTGCAGCGCTTGGGCAGGGATTGTTAATCTCAGCAATTTCTCACACACAGCAGGTGGCGTTTATCATCTCGGTCTTCTCAACCTTATTGCCTGCATTGATTTTATCAGGGTTTGTGTTTCCAATTCGCAGTATGCCAATTGCACTTCAGATCATTTCTAATGTAACACCTCCCAAATTCTTCCTCATCGTTATCCGTGATGTTATACTCAAAGGTGTTGAACCAGCAGTATTTTGGGAACAATTAGTTTATATGGCGATATTTGCAGCCGTAACACTTGGCTTGAGCACACGATTACTTTTAAAGAGGGCAAATTAA
- a CDS encoding ABC transporter permease: MKTIYHIIVKEFIQFRRDKRMMALSFMAPILQLILLGYAATTDVKDVPMAVYNQDKSVASRELIDQFVHSGYFVIQKDVNSLEEIDHEIEFGNVWMALVIPPDFSSNLLARKTASIQILTDGSDANSANISLGYASQIIATYSTSIVVDIQKHIPQVTRPARLQPEIRVWYNPDLKSRNFMVPGVLATVLMIITMTLTSLGIVKEKEIGTLEQLMVTPIKPYQLIIGKLMPFAIIGMIDVVLVLFVTRFWFGVPLQGSVVLLFGLSGLFILTTLGLGLFISTISKTQQQAMMTAQFFIFLPFIYLSGFTFPVENMPQAIQYLTAIIPLKYFIVIIRGIFLKGTGIAELWPQALALWIFGIIILTLSVLRFKTKLS, encoded by the coding sequence ATGAAAACAATTTATCATATCATCGTAAAAGAGTTCATTCAATTTCGACGCGACAAACGTATGATGGCTCTTTCGTTCATGGCGCCAATCCTACAATTAATTTTGCTTGGTTATGCCGCTACGACAGATGTGAAAGATGTTCCAATGGCGGTTTATAATCAGGATAAATCTGTTGCAAGCCGTGAGTTGATAGATCAATTTGTTCATTCGGGATATTTTGTTATTCAGAAAGATGTTAATTCGCTCGAAGAAATCGATCATGAGATTGAATTCGGGAATGTATGGATGGCTTTAGTTATCCCGCCCGATTTTTCAAGTAATCTTCTGGCACGTAAAACAGCTTCGATCCAGATTCTAACAGATGGGAGTGATGCCAATTCAGCAAATATCAGTCTCGGTTATGCATCTCAAATTATTGCCACTTATTCAACCTCGATTGTTGTAGATATACAAAAGCATATTCCGCAAGTAACCCGACCAGCTCGGTTGCAGCCGGAAATCAGAGTATGGTATAATCCCGATTTGAAAAGCCGGAACTTTATGGTGCCCGGTGTGCTTGCTACAGTGTTGATGATAATAACTATGACCTTGACTTCACTTGGAATAGTTAAGGAAAAAGAAATCGGAACACTCGAGCAGCTAATGGTAACTCCGATAAAACCATATCAGCTCATCATCGGTAAGTTAATGCCATTTGCCATCATCGGCATGATAGATGTCGTTCTCGTTCTATTTGTTACCCGGTTCTGGTTTGGAGTACCTCTACAAGGAAGTGTAGTTCTTCTTTTCGGCTTGAGTGGTTTATTTATCCTGACAACGCTTGGTTTGGGACTATTTATATCAACCATATCCAAGACACAACAGCAAGCGATGATGACGGCACAGTTTTTTATTTTCCTGCCGTTTATTTACTTGTCGGGATTTACATTTCCGGTTGAGAATATGCCGCAAGCGATTCAATATCTCACAGCCATAATTCCTCTGAAGTACTTCATCGTAATAATCCGGGGAATCTTTTTGAAGGGTACAGGCATAGCGGAGTTATGGCCCCAGGCGCTTGCACTCTGGATTTTTGGCATCATAATTTTAACGCTCAGCGTCCTGCGGTTCAAAACAAAACTAAGTTAA
- a CDS encoding metallophosphoesterase, whose product MKPNLIRILFFVVGSFALTGCDDIFDFSPYESIVQNEYKNTTLKNLESIQKLNIKDSTIKFAVIADSHNDYDNLEAAIKSINNNPEILFVLHAGDFTDLGLLKEYEIFRGIMNGLSVPYLAVIGNHDYRSNGGKIYKDMFGSYNYSFFLNNNKFILFDNVMLESNKKPDSAWFQKELSDPLLYDHIFVLSHIPPFSNDFNEQQEDRYKNLMSSNEITLSLHGHYHTFSYDEKYIDGVKYIVVPRSKEKSYIIISAHKNTVNVEKIVY is encoded by the coding sequence ATGAAACCTAATTTAATCAGAATACTATTTTTTGTTGTAGGATCGTTCGCATTAACAGGATGTGACGATATATTCGATTTTAGTCCTTACGAATCAATTGTACAGAACGAATATAAAAATACTACGCTCAAAAATCTTGAAAGTATTCAGAAATTGAATATAAAAGATTCTACGATTAAGTTTGCAGTGATCGCTGACAGTCATAACGATTATGATAATCTCGAAGCAGCAATAAAAAGTATAAATAATAATCCTGAAATATTATTTGTCCTTCATGCCGGCGATTTTACAGACCTTGGATTACTCAAAGAGTACGAAATATTTCGTGGGATCATGAATGGCTTAAGTGTTCCATATCTAGCAGTGATCGGGAATCATGATTATAGGTCGAACGGCGGTAAAATATATAAAGATATGTTTGGTAGTTATAACTATTCGTTCTTTCTTAACAACAACAAATTCATATTATTTGACAACGTGATGTTGGAAAGTAATAAAAAACCGGATTCCGCTTGGTTCCAGAAAGAATTATCGGATCCACTATTGTATGATCACATTTTTGTACTTTCTCATATACCGCCATTTTCAAACGATTTCAATGAGCAGCAGGAAGATCGATATAAAAATTTAATGTCTAGTAATGAAATAACTTTATCTCTCCACGGTCATTATCATACATTTTCTTACGATGAAAAATATATAGACGGAGTAAAATATATCGTTGTACCAAGATCGAAGGAGAAAAGTTACATAATCATCTCGGCACATAAGAATACAGTTAATGTTGAAAAGATAGTCTATTAA
- a CDS encoding antibiotic biosynthesis monooxygenase, with amino-acid sequence MFVNTIEFPAIKPEDELKYREWFKWSNEMYRKFDGFISRRLLQRTKGGEPAYVTLVEHKNEQTFMRMHTSPERQHAFERLKPLLGNAVLKVQFFEVIED; translated from the coding sequence ATGTTTGTAAATACAATTGAGTTTCCAGCGATTAAACCTGAGGATGAGCTAAAATATCGCGAGTGGTTTAAGTGGTCAAATGAAATGTACCGGAAATTTGACGGTTTTATCTCTCGTAGATTACTTCAACGAACGAAAGGTGGAGAGCCAGCTTACGTTACGTTGGTAGAACATAAAAATGAGCAAACTTTTATGCGGATGCACACCAGTCCCGAGAGGCAGCATGCTTTCGAACGACTCAAGCCGTTACTCGGAAACGCCGTTTTGAAAGTGCAGTTCTTCGAGGTGATAGAAGATTAA